CGCCCTGGCAAGCCTTGTAATCGAATCGAGAAGGATTGCTACATCCCTTCCTGTCTCAACAACTCTCTTTGCCCTTTCAATAACCATCTCAGACACCTGGCAGTGCCTCTGGGGGGGCTCGTCAAAGGTTGAGCTTATAATCTCTGCTGTGCTCACCTGCCTCTTCCAGTCGGTTACCTCTTCGGGCCTTTCATCTATAAGGAGGATTATAAGGTGAATCTCAGGATGGTTTTTCTTTATTGCCTTGGCAATGGACTGAAGGAGCATGGTTTTTCCAGTCCTTGGCGCTGCAACGACCATCCCCCTCTGGCCTTTGCCGAGGGGTGTTATAAGCTCCATAACCCTTGTGGAATAGTCATCCTTATCATACTCAAGCTGTATCCTCTCAGTTGGATAATAAGGAACGAGGTTATCAAATAGAGGTCTTTCGATATTCTCATCAGGGGACTCATGGTTTATAGCCTCCACTTTAAGGAGGGCAAAATATCTCTCACTTTCTTTTGGCGGCCTTATCTGGCCAGTTACAAGGTGGCCTGTTTTCAGGTTAAATCTCCTTATCTGGGACGGCGAGACATATATATCATCAGGCCCTGGCAGATAGCTGTAATCCGGAGAGCGGAGAAAACCAAAGCCATCAGGAAGGATTTCAAGGACTCCCTCGCCGAAGATCAAACCTGTCTTTTCAATCTGTGCCTGCAGTATAGCGAATATGAGGTCCTGTTTCCTCATACCCCGTGCGCCTTCTACGCTCAATTCCTTTGCGACTCGGCTAAGCTCATCGATAGTTTTCTCTTTAAGTTCTGAGATGTTCATTGATTCACTCCTCATATTACGATTACCTTCTTCCCATGCGGGGGAGATTTTGAGTTTGTTTGATATTAATGAGAGGTGTTTATTTTACCTTCCAAGGGTCTTCACTCTGGAGAATTCAAATACAACATACTAAATATAAAAACTTTTGTCAATACCCTGTACTCGTTCAATACATATGAGACAAATAAAGGAGCTTATATCATAATTTAATGCCTTTTCTGTCATGCTGGCTTGTCCAGCATCCTTCTTGAACAAAACCTGATTAAACCACGAAGGACACGAAGAACACGAAGTGAAAAAGGAAGGCATAAAGAGATTTGTCTTGAGGCTTGTTTAATTGGACAGTATATGTATGATATATAGGAGGGTGAAATGCAGATAGATGCAAGAGGGCTGCCATGTCCCAAGCCAGTTTCTTTAGCACAGGATGCCCTATCAGAAATAAATGAGGGGATTGTCGAGGTGCTTGTCGATAATGAGGCATCTGTTAAAAATATCATCCGCTTTGCAAAGAAAGAAGGAATGGCTGTTGAGGCTTTGAAAGAGGATAAGCACTGGAGGGTTAAGATAATAAAAGGTCCTATGTGCAAAGTCGAGGGCCAGTCTATGACCTATGAGGAGTCAGATATCAAAAAGAAAGAAAAAGATATTTTCCTTGTCATAGGGACTGATACCCTGGGGAAAGATGAGGCCCTTGGAAAAATCTTGATGAATGGCTTTTTAGAAACAATAAAAACAACAAAGGAATTACCCCATACTATATTTTTCATAAACGCAGGAGTGAAGCTTACAACTCTCGATGATGGCGCAGTATCATTGCTCAAAGAAATCGAGCAAATAGGCGTTATTATCTACTCTTGTGGAACATGTCTCAGGCATTACGGGCTTGAAGATAAATTAAAAGTCGGCATGGTTGGAGGTATGTATCTCATCGTTGAGGGTATGAAGGATTTCAAAAAAGTGGTGTGGATTTAGAAATGAATCTTTCTCTGCTTGACTGGTCTATAATTATAGCTTACCTGATTTTATCCCTCATAATCGGTGTCTATTTCACAAAGAGGGCATCATCCAGCATGAGTGAATTCTTTCTCTCAGGAAGGAACCTCCCCTGGTGGCTTGCTGGCACCTCTATGGTTGCAACAACCTTCTCGTCAGATACGCCGCTTTATGTTACAGGCCTTGTCAGAGAGCATGGGATTTATGAGAACTGGCAGTGG
The sequence above is drawn from the Nitrospirota bacterium genome and encodes:
- the rho gene encoding transcription termination factor Rho, which gives rise to MRSESMNISELKEKTIDELSRVAKELSVEGARGMRKQDLIFAILQAQIEKTGLIFGEGVLEILPDGFGFLRSPDYSYLPGPDDIYVSPSQIRRFNLKTGHLVTGQIRPPKESERYFALLKVEAINHESPDENIERPLFDNLVPYYPTERIQLEYDKDDYSTRVMELITPLGKGQRGMVVAAPRTGKTMLLQSIAKAIKKNHPEIHLIILLIDERPEEVTDWKRQVSTAEIISSTFDEPPQRHCQVSEMVIERAKRVVETGRDVAILLDSITRLARAYNAVIPTSGKVLSGGLDSNALQKPKRFFGTARNIEDGGSLTILATALVDTGSRMDDVIFEEFKGTGNMELHLDRKLVDKRIFPSININASGTRKEELLVDKDILNRMWILRKVLSPLGVVESMEFLLGKLAGTKGNKDFLDMMNK
- the yedF gene encoding sulfurtransferase-like selenium metabolism protein YedF, whose amino-acid sequence is MQIDARGLPCPKPVSLAQDALSEINEGIVEVLVDNEASVKNIIRFAKKEGMAVEALKEDKHWRVKIIKGPMCKVEGQSMTYEESDIKKKEKDIFLVIGTDTLGKDEALGKILMNGFLETIKTTKELPHTIFFINAGVKLTTLDDGAVSLLKEIEQIGVIIYSCGTCLRHYGLEDKLKVGMVGGMYLIVEGMKDFKKVVWI